One region of Oryza sativa Japonica Group chromosome 5, ASM3414082v1 genomic DNA includes:
- the LOC4339524 gene encoding uncharacterized protein — translation MARRDGVGGDGGASAAEQQRRVALRVLLSRAEASSPPPATVEEEAQRGRSGGGNKGLASAALRGLGCTSTAALRAHAPASAVEVASSSERWHGRRRRRKVQERRSARGGGGGGGGGVAPPGPAPAAAGDVWCTCAPGIPFAAEASSVDCVVVARHHHAHHTAAAMGSGRRGEAERRHRERPAAPRARRVTMREHISSSLMDSPPFPDMPLLNADLLPPPPSGRHRHGYRHPHVGAAEEEIMMLRTRLLWGRFGMHDQHQDWRLDVDNMTYEELLDLEDRIGYVSTGLHDDEIARSLRMVKYSAFNPKHFATEVERNCSICQEEFEANEETGRLICGHSYHVQCIKQWLSRKNTCPVCKTVVSKT, via the exons ATGGCTCgccgcgacggcgtcggcggcgacggcggcgcgtcggcggcggagcagcagcGGAGAGTAGCGCTGCGTGTGCTGCTGTCCCGTGCGGaggcttcctcgccgccgccggcgacggtggaggaggaggcgcagcGGGGGAGGAGCGGTGGTGGTAACAAGGGGCTCGCGTCGGCGGCGCTGCGCGGGCTCGGGTgcacgtcgacggcggcgctgcGTGCCCACGCGCCGGCttcggcggtggaggtggcgagTAGCTCGGAGCGgtggcacgggaggcggcggcggaggaaggtgCAGGAGAGGCGGAgcgcgaggggcggcggcggaggaggaggaggaggcgtggcgccgcccggccccgcgccggcggcggccggggacgtGTGGTGCACGTGCGCTCCCGGGATACCGTTCGCCGCCGAGGCGTCGTCGGTGGACTGCGTCGTGGTGGCGCGCCACCACCACGCCCaccacacggcggcggcgatgggctccggccgccgcggggaggcggagcggcgccacAGAGAG AGGCCGGCCGCTCCTCGAGCTCGAAGGGTGACCATGCGTGAGCACATATCCTCGTCGCTCATGGACTCGCCGCCGTTCCCCGACATGCCGCTCCTCAACGCCGACCtgctaccaccaccaccctccggccgccaccgccatggatACCGCCACCcccacgtcggcgccgccgaggaagaG ATCATGATGTTAAGAACACGGCTATTATGGGGAAGATTCGGTATGCATGATCAGCACCAGGATTGGCGACTCGACGTTGACAACATGACATATGAG GAGCTGCTGGATCTTGAAGACAGAATTGGGTATGTAAGCACAGGGTTGCATGACGATGAAATCGCTCGCAGCCTTAGGATGGTCAAGTATTCAGCATTCAACCCCAAGCATTTTGCAACAGAAGTAGAAAGGAATTGCAGTATTTGTCAG GAAGAATTTGAAGCAAATGAGGAAACAGGGAGGCTGATCTGTGGCCACAGCTATCATGTGCAATGCATAAAGCAGTGGCTTTCTAGGAAGAACACCTGCCCTGTCTGCAAAACTGTTGTATCGAAGACATGA
- the LOC4339523 gene encoding lipid phosphate phosphatase 2, protein MPPPPPATSPAPAAIRLGAPHPYLRTHGTKVARLHLLDWIVLALLVAIDAGLNLIEPFHRFVGEDMMISLRYPLKRNTVPIWAVPIYAVAGPMIIFIVIYMKRRNVYDLHHAILGLLFSVLITAVLTDAIKDGVGRPRPNFFWRCFPDGIPKYNNITRGVICHGDKSVIKEGHKSFPSGHTSWSFAGLGFLSWYLAGKIKAFDRGGHVAKLCIVVLPLLIAAMVGVSRVDDYWHHWQDVFTGGILGLVVASFCYLQFFPPPAGEQGFWPHAYFEHILHPEVENQVQLTATSNHHQGLDMRTNNQSLDSMEEGRRAR, encoded by the exons atgccgccaccgccgccggcgacgtcgccggcgccggcagccaTTCGGCTGGGAGCCCCGCACCCGTACCTGAGAACCCACGGGACCAAGGTCGCGAGGCTGCACCTGCTCGACTGGATCGTGCTGGCCCTCCTCGTCGCCATCGACGCCGGCCTCAACCTGATCGAGCCGTTCCACCGGTTCGTCGGAGAAGACATGATGATCAGCCTCCGGTACCCGCTCAAGCGCAACACCGTCCCCATCTGGGCCGTCCCC ATATATGCTGTCGCTGGGCCGATGATCATCTTCATTGTGATATACATGAAGAGGAGGAATGTGTATGACCTGCATCATGCGATCCTAG GGCTTCTGTTTTCTGTGCTGATCACTGCCGTCCTGACCGACGCGATCAAGGATGGCGTTGGCCGGCCTCGCCCGAATTTCTTCTGGCGATGCTTTCCTGACGGGATCCCG AAGTACAACAACATCACCAGAGGTGTCATCTGCCATGGGGATAAAAGTGTCATCAAAGAAGGGCACAAGAGCTTCCCAAGTGGCCATACCTCAT GGTCTTTTGCCGGATTAGGCTTCCTGTCATGGTACCTGGCCGGCAAGATCAAGGCGTTCGACAGAGGAGGGCATGTGGCCAAGCTCTGCATTGTCGTCTTGCCTCTGCTTATTGCAGCGATGGTTGGGGTCTCAAGGGTGGATGACTACTGGCACCATTGGCAGGACGTGTTTACCGGTGGAATTCTTG GATTGGTGGTTGCTTCCTTCTGCTACCTTCAGTTCTTCCCACCACCTGCTGGTGAACAAG GATTTTGGCCTCATGCATACTTTGAGCACATTCTTCACCCAGAAGTTGAGAACCAGGTGCAGCTAACAGCTACTTCAAATCATCATCAAGGCCTGGACATGAGAACCAACAACCAGTCATTAGATTCCATGGAAGAAGGCCGAAGAGCTCGGTGA